A genomic stretch from Motilibacter aurantiacus includes:
- a CDS encoding metalloprotease, which translates to MSVFGFPLRVSPWIFVVLFALGQGAGAAALIAFVVGGVAAIAVHELGHAVAARAAGARDVRIELLAFGGLTTFAPAPDSRLQRIWIAVAGPLTGLVLGLPLLALRFGADLEPGTTTSSVINALLVVTIGWAVLNLLPVLPFDGGHVLVSVLPGREEARTRVAAALSVVIAGAAAWFFWNRDATWSAAVFGFLAATNLITLVASGRNPQAQQSRSYDVLRAVVAGRLDEARAAVGEGRVDPVAAALVQVAEGGGQPAAERLERAAGTRPDPLARSALVVLAVTRRDWDGVGRLGAEGGVPADVLAWAVTVAARSGVPAAGARAGQAALAGTPAPALAHATARAWALAGEPSRAFDAVVYAVALGWDDLAALDVDPALGPVRALPAWPGWRQGVGAAAVHQG; encoded by the coding sequence ATGAGCGTCTTCGGCTTCCCCCTCCGCGTCAGCCCCTGGATCTTCGTCGTGCTGTTCGCGCTGGGTCAGGGCGCCGGCGCGGCCGCCCTGATCGCCTTCGTGGTCGGTGGCGTCGCCGCGATCGCCGTGCACGAGCTGGGGCACGCCGTCGCGGCCCGTGCGGCCGGCGCCCGCGACGTCCGCATCGAGCTGCTCGCGTTCGGCGGCCTGACGACGTTCGCGCCCGCCCCGGACAGCCGGCTGCAGCGCATCTGGATCGCTGTCGCGGGTCCGCTGACCGGCTTGGTGCTCGGGCTGCCCCTCCTGGCGCTCCGGTTCGGCGCGGATCTCGAGCCCGGCACGACGACGAGCTCGGTGATCAACGCGCTGCTCGTCGTCACCATCGGCTGGGCCGTGCTCAACCTGCTCCCGGTCCTGCCGTTCGACGGGGGCCACGTCCTCGTCTCCGTGCTGCCCGGCCGCGAGGAGGCCCGCACGCGGGTGGCGGCGGCGCTGTCGGTCGTCATCGCCGGTGCGGCGGCGTGGTTCTTCTGGAACCGGGACGCCACCTGGTCGGCGGCCGTCTTCGGCTTCCTGGCCGCGACCAACCTGATCACTCTCGTGGCGAGCGGGCGCAACCCGCAGGCTCAGCAGTCCCGGTCGTACGACGTGCTGCGCGCCGTCGTCGCCGGCCGGCTCGACGAGGCGCGCGCAGCTGTGGGCGAGGGGCGGGTCGACCCGGTGGCCGCCGCGCTCGTGCAGGTGGCGGAGGGCGGCGGCCAGCCGGCCGCCGAGCGCCTCGAGCGCGCCGCCGGCACCCGGCCCGACCCGCTGGCCCGGTCCGCCCTGGTCGTCCTGGCCGTCACCCGGCGCGACTGGGACGGGGTCGGGCGGCTCGGGGCGGAGGGCGGCGTGCCGGCAGACGTCCTGGCCTGGGCGGTCACCGTCGCCGCGCGCAGCGGCGTCCCCGCGGCGGGCGCCCGTGCCGGGCAGGCCGCGCTCGCCGGGACGCCCGCCCCGGCGCTCGCCCACGCCACCGCGCGGGCCTGGGCGCTGGCGGGCGAGCCCAGCCGGGCGTTCGACGCCGTCGTGTACGCCGTCGCGCTCGGGTGGGACGACCTGGCCGCGCTCGACGTCGACCCCGCCCTCGGGCCGGTGCGGGCGCTGCCCGCCTGGCCGGGGTGGCGGCAGGGGGTCGGCGCCGCGGCCGTACACCAGGGCTGA